A stretch of DNA from Curtobacterium sp. MCBD17_035:
CCGTGCGATCGACGACACCTGGGGGATCCTCCCGGGTGCCGAGGTCACGACCGAGGCGAACCCGGACTCGGTCGACGCGGAGTCCCTGGCGACGCTGCGCCGCGGCGGGTTCTCGCGCGTGAGCTTCGGCATGCAGTCCGCGGTGCCCCACGTGCTCGCCACGCTCGACCGGACGCACGACCCGGAGCGGGTCCCGCTCGTGGTGGACGCGGCGCGGGCGGAGGGGCTCGACGTCAGCCTCGACCTCATCTACTCGACGCCGGGGGAGTCACTCGACGACTGGCGCCGTTCGCTCGACGCGGCGATCGGGTACGGGCCGGACCACCTGTCGGCCTACGCGCTCATCGTCGAGGACGGCACGGCCATGGGGCGTGCCGTCGCAAAGGGGCTCCTGCCGGCGCCGGACGACGACCTGGCCGCCGACATGTACGAGGAGGCCGACGCGCGTCTCGGCGCCGCCGGGTACAGCTGGTACGAGGTCTCGAACTGGGCCCGCGGTGCCGAGCACGCGAGCCGCCACAACCTGTCCTACTGGAAGGGCCACGACTGGTGGGGGGTGGGTCCGGGCGCGCACTCGGCCGTCGCCGGCACCCGATGGTGGAACGTCAAGCACCCGGCCGCGTACGCCGCGCGCGTGCTCGGGGGCGACTCACCGGCGGCCGGCCGCGAGACGCTCGACGACGAGACCCGGTACGTCGAGCGCGTCCTGCTCGCTGCGCGCGTGCGCGGCGAGCTGGCCACCGCGGAGCTCCGTCCCGAGGCGCGTGGGCGCGTCGCCGGGCTCATCGCGCGCGGACTCGTCGACGGCCGCGCCGCCCTGTCCGGGAGGCTCGACCTCACGCTGCGCGGGCGCCTCCTGGCCGACGCCGTGGTGCGGGAGCTGTTGGACTGACGGAGCGCCGGGGGAGCGGCGGGCTGCTGGCGGGCCTCCCGGCCGTGTCCGCGGGCAGGTGACCGACGGTGGTCGTCAGGCGCGGACGAACTCGATGCTCAGCGGGTAGCGGTAGAACTGCCCGGCGTTGGCGCGCACGGCCGCGATGACGCCGAACACGACCTGGATCACGGCGACGGCGAACAGGACGAGGACGCCGATGCCGAGCCACGACGTGATGACGCCGACCGCGTACGCGATCGCCATCGTGATGTGGAAGTTCAACGCGACCCGCGTGTGCTCGCGGACGAACGGTCCCCGGTCGCGCAGCACGAGGTACCCGACCAGCGGGACGACGAACTGGAAGAAGATCCCGCCGACGTGCACGAGGGTCGCCCAGAGGCGCTGGTCCTCGGGGCGCATCGGCTGCGGTGGCTGGTAGTGCCCCCACTGCTGTCCCCACTGCGGGTCCGGCTGCTGTCCGTAGGGCGGCGTCGTGCTCATGCCGGAAGCGTAACGGCTCGCTGTGACCGGTTCGAGGCCCAGGCGCTCCGCGGTTCGGCGTAGGATCAGCAGTCGGACCCGGAGAGTGCCAGCCCCGTGGCACAGCGGACGGTGCGAGCACCGCTGGACCCTCCGGACGCACATCGCGCACGAGCGGCAGGAGGGAGGGCGCGTCATGGTGTCGGAACGCAGTCTCGAGGTGCTCAAGGCGATCGTGCGCGACTACGTCGCGTCCCGCGAGCCCGTCGGATCCCGCTCCATCGTCGAGCGGCACGCCTTCGGGGTGTCGTCGGCGACGATCCGGAACGACATGGCCGCCCTCGAGGAAGAACAGCTCATCGTCGCCCCGCACACGTCGTCGGGGCGGGTGCCGACCGACAAGGGCTACCGGGTGTTCGTCAACCACCTGACGGAGGCCCGTCCGCTGTCGAGCGCGCAACGGCACGCGATCGAGACCTTCCTCGGGCGGTCGAACGACCTCGACGAGGTCCTCGGTCGCACGGTGCGTCTGCTGAGCCAGCTCACGAACCAGGTCGCGCTCGTGCAGTACCCCTCGATGATCCGCGCGCGGGTCCGGCACGTCGAATTCGTCCGGCTCAGTGAGACCCGGTTCATGAGCGTGCTCATCACGGACACCGCACGCGTCGAGCAGCGCATCCTCGAGACCGATCTCCGCGTCGAGGACGACGCCCTCACCGAACTCCGCGCCGTGCTCGGCTCCGCGGCCGTCGGGCTGCTGCTGCAGGACGTCCCCCGGGTGCTGCTCGGCATCCCCGAACGCGTGCGCCCCGAGCTGCAGGGGCTCGCCGCCGTCGTGGTCGCGGCACTCGTCGAGCAGGTCCGCGCGAACCGCCAGGACCGGCTCGTCATGGCGGGTGCGGCGAACCTCGCGAAGAGCGAGGACGACTTCGCCGGCGGTCTGTTCCCCGTGCTCGAGGCGATCGAGGAACAGGTGACCCTGCTCCGGCTCTTCGGCGAGATGCAGCTCGACGCGGTCGCCGTCGCCGCGAGCATCGGCGAGGAGAACGCCGCGTACCTCGGCACCGCCGGGGGACTCGACGCGACGAGCATCGTGGCCGGTGGGTACACCGCGGCCGGGGGCGAGGTCGCCCGGCTCGGCGTGCTCGGCCCGACCCGCATGGACTACGGCACGAACATGGCCGCCGTCCGGGCGGTGGCCAGGTACCTCTCGGGGCTCCTGGCCGACAATTGACCATCCGTCCGGACCGCCGGTCGTCCCGGACCGGGACCACCGAGCGGCGGACGCCGACCACTCCGACAGACTGAGGTGCTGTGGCAGACCACTACGAGGTCCTCGGCGTCGCACGCGACGCCGCCGACGCGGACATCAAGAAGGCGTACCGACGCCTGGCCCGGGAACTCCACCCGGACGTCAACCCGAGCCCGGAGGCGGCAGAGCGGTTCAAGGACGTCACCCACGCCTACGACGTCCTCAGCGACCCGGAGCAGCGGCGCCGCTACGACGCCGGTCCGCAGGACGGCACCTTCGGCGGCGGAGCCGGTGGCTTCGGCGACATCTTCGACGCCTTCTTCGGTGGTGGCGGTGGCGGATTCGGTGCGCGCGGCACCGGGCCGCGGTCGCGCGCCGAGCGTGGCCAGGACGCCCTGCTGCGTGTCGAGGTCGACCTCGAGGAGGTCGTGTTCGGCACGCACAAGGACATCGAGGTCGACACGGCCGTGCTGTGCGAGACCTGCGGCGGCTCGTGCAGCGCGCCCGGGACCCACCCGGTGACCTGCGACATCTGCGGGGGCACCGGGCACGTGCAACGGACCGTCCGGTCGCTCCTCGGCAACGTGGTCACGAGCGCGCCCTGCGGCACCTGCCGCGGGTACGGGACCGTGATCCCGAACCCGTGCCCGACCTGCCAGGGCCAGGGCCGCGTTCGCGCCCGCCGGACGCTCCCCGTCGACATCCCCGCGGGCGTCGACTCCGGTCTGCGGCTGCAGATGCCCGGTCAGGGCGAGGTCGGGCCGGCGGGCGGACCCTCGGGCGACCTGTACCTCGAGGTCAAGGTGCGGCACCACGACGTGTACAGCCGCGACGGCGACGACCTCCTCGCGACACTCGAGGTGCAGATGACCGACGCGATCCTCGGCACGACGACGACCATCGACGGGCTCGACGGGCCGGTCGAGCTCGAGATCCGGCCGGGGGTGCAGAGCGCCGACATCCTGACGATCAAGGACCGCGGGGTGACGCGACTGCGCGGTGGGGGTCGGGGCGACCTGCGCGTCGGCGTCCAGGTCGTCACGCCGACGAAGCTCTCGCACAAGGAACGCGGTCTCGTCGAACAACTCGCCAAGTCCCGGAAGGCGCCGGCGCCGCAGCTCGCCCGGTTCCAGCAGGGGCTCTTCGGCAAGCTCCGTGACCGCTTCTTCACCTTCTGATCCGTGGCGTCCCTGTACCTGGTCGACGACCTCGCCGGCGTCCGGCCCGGCGACGTCGTGTCGCTCGACGGCGCCGAGGGTCGGCACGCCGTCACGGTCGCGCGGATCCGCCAGGGCGAGGCGCTGCGGATCGGGGACGGCCGGGGCACCGTCGTCAGCGGCGCGGTGGCGGAGGTCGGCCGCGACGCGCTGACGCTCGCGGTCCGGTCCGTGGACGTCGAACCGGAAGGCTCGCCACGGCTCGTGCTCGTCCAGGCACTCGCGAAGGGCGGCCGTGACGAGATGGCGGTCCAGGCGGCGACCGAGATCGGCGTCGACGGCGTGGTGCCCTGGTCGGCTGCACGGAGCGTGTCCCGCTGGGAGGGTCCGAAGACCGAGAAGGGCCGTGCCCGCTGGGGCGCGATCGTCCGCGAGGCCGCGAAACAGTCGCTCCGGGCCCGGGTCCCCGACGTCGGACCGCTCGTCACGACCGCGACCCTGGCCGACGGGGCGGGCCTCCCGCCCTCGACGACGGTCCTCGTGCTCGATCCGCTCGCGGAGCAGCCGCTCAGTTCGGTGGCCGTTCCCGAGGGCGCGGGGGCGATCGCACTCGTCGTCGGTCCCGAGGGCGGCATCGCGGACACCGAGTTCGACCGCCTCACCGACGCGGGCGCCACGCGGGTCCGGCTCGGTGCGTCGGTCCTCCGCACGAGCACCGCGGGGCCCGCGGCGCTCGCCGTGCTCCAGGCGCGGCTCGGCCGCTGGTGACGGCTGCCACCGTCGGGGCGCCCGGCGCAGCGCAAGCCCAGCGCGAACAGCTCGGAACGGTGTCGCCAGCACGCCCTACGATGGAGCGATGAGCACCTCGCCGAGCGTCTTCTCGCGGATCGTCGCGCGCGAGATCCCCGCCACCGTCGTCGCCGAGGACGACCGCCTCATCGCGATCGAGGACATCGCTCCGAAGGCGCCCGTCCACGTGCTCGTCGTCCCGAAGACCGAGCAGTACGCCACCGTGGCGGAGCTCGCGGCCGGCGACCCGTCGCTGCTCGCGGACCTCGTCGCGATGGCCCAGCGGGTCGCCGACGAGCGTGCGGGGGGCCAGTTCCGTCTCGTGTTCAACTCCGGTGCGTCCGCCGGACAGACCGTGTTCCACGTCCACGCCCACGTCCTCGCGGGCGACCTCCAGGAAGGCACCCTTGCCGGTTAGCAGCACCGCACACCCCGCATCCTCGTCCGACGAGCCCGAGGTCACCGTCGACCTCGCCGTGGACGGCATCGCCATGGTGCAACTCCTCGGGCCGCAGGACCGCCTGCTCCGCACGGTCGAGCGGCAGTACCCGACCGTCCGCGTGCTGGTCCGCGGCAACGAGGTCAGCCTCACCGGTCCGGAGCGCGACGTCGCACACGCCCGTGTCCTCGTCGACGAGCTCATCACCATGGTGCGTCGCGGCCAGGACATCGGACAGGCGGACGTCGCCACCTCCGCCCGCGTCATCGAGGACGACCGCCGGCCGACCGACCTGTTCGGCACCCCCATCGTGCAGAGCCGCGGCAAGTCCGTCCGGCCCAAGACGGACGGCCAGCGTGCCTACGTCGACGCGATCGACGAGAACACGATCACGTTCGGCATCGGACCGGCCGGCACGGGCAAGACCTACCTCGCCATGGCGAAGGCCGTGCAGGCGCTGCAGCGACGTGAGGTCAACCGGATCATCCTGACCCGCCCGGCGGTGGAGGCCGGTGAGAAGCTCGGGTTCCTGCCCGGCACGCTCACCGACAAGATCGACCCGTACCTCCGGCCGCTGTACGACGCCCTCAACGAGATGATGGACCCCGAGCTGGTCCCGAAGCTCCTGGCGTCCGGCACGGTCGAGGTCGCACCGCTCGCGTACATGCGTGGTCGCACGCTCAACGACTCGTTCGTGGTCCTCGACGAGGCGCAGAACACGACGCCCGAGCAGATGAAGATGTTCCTCACCCGGCTCGGCTTCGGCTCGAAGATGGTCGTCACCGGCGACATCACGCAGGTCGACCTGCCCGCGCAGGTGAGCGGTCTGCGGCTCGTGACCCAGATCCTCGACCAGGTCGACGACATCCACTTCGCGCGCCTGACGAGTGACGACGTCGTCCGTCACACGCTCGTCGGCCGCATCGTGGACGCCTACTCGCGCTACGACGAGGAGCGCCTCGCCGAGCAGGCGGGCGACCGACCGGGCGGTCGTGGCACTCCGTACCGGGGCAACCCCGACGGGACGAACCGCTCGGAGCGCCGTGGGCGATCGCCGCAGGACCGCCAGCAGAGCCCGTACCCGACCAGCGCCCGAGGAGGCAGCCGGTGAGCATCGAGCTGAACAACGAGTCCGGCGTCGAGGTCGACGAGGACGCCGTCCAACGTCTCGCGGCCTTCGCGCTCGACGCCATGCACGTCCACGCCGACGCCGAGCTCGCGATCGTGCTCGTGGACGAGGGCGCGATGGAACAGCTGCACGTCCAGTGGATGGACGAGCCCGGCCCGACCGACGTCCTGAGCTTCCCGATGGACGAACTCCGTCCGGGCACCGAGGACGACCCGACACCTCCCGGACTCCTCGGCGACATCGTGTTGTGTCCCCAGGTCGCGGCGGAGCAGGCGCGGACGGCCGGTCACTCGACGCTCGACGAACTCCTCCTCCTCACCTGCCACGGTGTGCTGCACCTGCTCGGCTTCGACCACGCCGAGCCGGACGAGAAGGCCGAGATGTTCGGGTTGCAGGGCGAGATCCTCAGCGCCTTCGCGGCGCAGCGTCGAGGCCGGTGACCCCGGTGCTCCTGGTCGCCGTGCTGCTCGCGGTGGCGGCCGCACTGGTCGTGCTCGGCGGTCTGCTCGCCGCCTCGGACGCCGCGTTGTCGGTGATGTCCCGAGCGGACCTCGACGAGATCGCCGAGCACAGCCGGTACCGCCGGGCCGTCGAGGCCGTCTCCGACGACCCGGGAGCGCACCTCAACGCCCTCAACTTCTTCCGCGTCCTCGCCGAGACGGCGGCGGCCGTGCTCGTCACGGTCGCGCTCGTGCGCGTCTTCGCGGTCTGGTGGGTCGCGCTGCTCGTCTCGGCGGCGGTCATGACGGCCGTCTCCTTCGTCCTCGTGGGGTCGAGTCCGCGGAGCGTCGGCCGTGCCCACGCCGGCCAGCTCATCGCGTGGACGGGCGGCCTCGTGCACGCGGTCCGCATCGTGCTCGGGCCGCTCGCGACCGTCCTCGTCGCGATCGGCGACCGCGTGACCCCGGGGCGGAGCGGAGGGTCGAGCGTCGCGACGGAGGAGCAGCTGCTCAGCATCGTCGACGAGGCGGCCGAGAGCAACGTGCTCGAGGCGGACGACCGCGAGCTCATCCACTCGGTGTTCGAGTTCAGCGACACGCTCGTCCGCGAGGTCATGGTCCCACGCACGGACATGACGACCGTCGACGTCGACGACACCCTCGCCACCGTGATGGAGCGGTCGCTGCGGTCGGGGGTGTCCCGCATGCCCGTCATCGGTCGTGACAGCGACGACGTCCTCGGGGTCGTCCACCTGCGCGACGTCGCCCGCGCCCTGTACGAGCGCGCGGGATCCGCCACCGCTGACGTCACGACCGTGTTGCGTCCCGCCGAGTTCGTGCCGGAGTCGAAACCGGCGGACGAGACCCTGCGGTTCATGCAGGCGGTGAAGAACCACCTGCTCCTCGTGGTGGACGAGTACGGCGGCGTCGCGGGACTCGTCA
This window harbors:
- the hemW gene encoding radical SAM family heme chaperone HemW; translated protein: MPSALPIADPAPADGLIVPSADAGGVPFGVYVHVPFCRVRCGYCDFNTYTASELRGVRRDDYAGHAVQEIRFAASVLDRSGVARRPVSTVFFGGGTPTMLPADDLVMILRAIDDTWGILPGAEVTTEANPDSVDAESLATLRRGGFSRVSFGMQSAVPHVLATLDRTHDPERVPLVVDAARAEGLDVSLDLIYSTPGESLDDWRRSLDAAIGYGPDHLSAYALIVEDGTAMGRAVAKGLLPAPDDDLAADMYEEADARLGAAGYSWYEVSNWARGAEHASRHNLSYWKGHDWWGVGPGAHSAVAGTRWWNVKHPAAYAARVLGGDSPAAGRETLDDETRYVERVLLAARVRGELATAELRPEARGRVAGLIARGLVDGRAALSGRLDLTLRGRLLADAVVRELLD
- a CDS encoding DUF4870 domain-containing protein codes for the protein MSTTPPYGQQPDPQWGQQWGHYQPPQPMRPEDQRLWATLVHVGGIFFQFVVPLVGYLVLRDRGPFVREHTRVALNFHITMAIAYAVGVITSWLGIGVLVLFAVAVIQVVFGVIAAVRANAGQFYRYPLSIEFVRA
- the hrcA gene encoding heat-inducible transcriptional repressor HrcA, whose amino-acid sequence is MVSERSLEVLKAIVRDYVASREPVGSRSIVERHAFGVSSATIRNDMAALEEEQLIVAPHTSSGRVPTDKGYRVFVNHLTEARPLSSAQRHAIETFLGRSNDLDEVLGRTVRLLSQLTNQVALVQYPSMIRARVRHVEFVRLSETRFMSVLITDTARVEQRILETDLRVEDDALTELRAVLGSAAVGLLLQDVPRVLLGIPERVRPELQGLAAVVVAALVEQVRANRQDRLVMAGAANLAKSEDDFAGGLFPVLEAIEEQVTLLRLFGEMQLDAVAVAASIGEENAAYLGTAGGLDATSIVAGGYTAAGGEVARLGVLGPTRMDYGTNMAAVRAVARYLSGLLADN
- the dnaJ gene encoding molecular chaperone DnaJ — its product is MADHYEVLGVARDAADADIKKAYRRLARELHPDVNPSPEAAERFKDVTHAYDVLSDPEQRRRYDAGPQDGTFGGGAGGFGDIFDAFFGGGGGGFGARGTGPRSRAERGQDALLRVEVDLEEVVFGTHKDIEVDTAVLCETCGGSCSAPGTHPVTCDICGGTGHVQRTVRSLLGNVVTSAPCGTCRGYGTVIPNPCPTCQGQGRVRARRTLPVDIPAGVDSGLRLQMPGQGEVGPAGGPSGDLYLEVKVRHHDVYSRDGDDLLATLEVQMTDAILGTTTTIDGLDGPVELEIRPGVQSADILTIKDRGVTRLRGGGRGDLRVGVQVVTPTKLSHKERGLVEQLAKSRKAPAPQLARFQQGLFGKLRDRFFTF
- a CDS encoding 16S rRNA (uracil(1498)-N(3))-methyltransferase, whose protein sequence is MASLYLVDDLAGVRPGDVVSLDGAEGRHAVTVARIRQGEALRIGDGRGTVVSGAVAEVGRDALTLAVRSVDVEPEGSPRLVLVQALAKGGRDEMAVQAATEIGVDGVVPWSAARSVSRWEGPKTEKGRARWGAIVREAAKQSLRARVPDVGPLVTTATLADGAGLPPSTTVLVLDPLAEQPLSSVAVPEGAGAIALVVGPEGGIADTEFDRLTDAGATRVRLGASVLRTSTAGPAALAVLQARLGRW
- a CDS encoding histidine triad nucleotide-binding protein — translated: MSTSPSVFSRIVAREIPATVVAEDDRLIAIEDIAPKAPVHVLVVPKTEQYATVAELAAGDPSLLADLVAMAQRVADERAGGQFRLVFNSGASAGQTVFHVHAHVLAGDLQEGTLAG
- a CDS encoding PhoH family protein, whose translation is MVQLLGPQDRLLRTVERQYPTVRVLVRGNEVSLTGPERDVAHARVLVDELITMVRRGQDIGQADVATSARVIEDDRRPTDLFGTPIVQSRGKSVRPKTDGQRAYVDAIDENTITFGIGPAGTGKTYLAMAKAVQALQRREVNRIILTRPAVEAGEKLGFLPGTLTDKIDPYLRPLYDALNEMMDPELVPKLLASGTVEVAPLAYMRGRTLNDSFVVLDEAQNTTPEQMKMFLTRLGFGSKMVVTGDITQVDLPAQVSGLRLVTQILDQVDDIHFARLTSDDVVRHTLVGRIVDAYSRYDEERLAEQAGDRPGGRGTPYRGNPDGTNRSERRGRSPQDRQQSPYPTSARGGSR
- the ybeY gene encoding rRNA maturation RNase YbeY — protein: MSIELNNESGVEVDEDAVQRLAAFALDAMHVHADAELAIVLVDEGAMEQLHVQWMDEPGPTDVLSFPMDELRPGTEDDPTPPGLLGDIVLCPQVAAEQARTAGHSTLDELLLLTCHGVLHLLGFDHAEPDEKAEMFGLQGEILSAFAAQRRGR
- a CDS encoding hemolysin family protein, producing the protein MTPVLLVAVLLAVAAALVVLGGLLAASDAALSVMSRADLDEIAEHSRYRRAVEAVSDDPGAHLNALNFFRVLAETAAAVLVTVALVRVFAVWWVALLVSAAVMTAVSFVLVGSSPRSVGRAHAGQLIAWTGGLVHAVRIVLGPLATVLVAIGDRVTPGRSGGSSVATEEQLLSIVDEAAESNVLEADDRELIHSVFEFSDTLVREVMVPRTDMTTVDVDDTLATVMERSLRSGVSRMPVIGRDSDDVLGVVHLRDVARALYERAGSATADVTTVLRPAEFVPESKPADETLRFMQAVKNHLLLVVDEYGGVAGLVTMEDLIEELVGDISDEYDRTVVDRTEIRPGVWRISARLPVDELGDLFGMELDDDDVDTAGGLLVKELGQLATAGDTVTVSGVELTAERVEGRRRDLVTLLVERAPTPDDAPALDDEPTPTTTGHHTA